The sequence below is a genomic window from Clostridium sp. BJN0001.
GTGGTCCAATCAAAAGTGCTAAAAGACACGCTCCTACAGCATGAGCACTAGTTCCTCCTGGAAGTGGAATATTAAACATCATTATAAGAAATGATAAACTTGACGATATAGCCATAAGTGGCACTGTTTCTTTCTTCTCTTCAACATCTTTTTTTAATTTTTTTGCTGAATAGACTACAACTGGAACCATAACTGCAGCCATAACTGCACATGTTTCAGGACTAAGATAATTATCTGGAATATGCATAAAAATCTACCCCCTTATTCTAAATAACGTAAATAAGTTTATCATTAGAGTTTTGAGGATAAAATGATAGATGATGTTATCATTTGACAACATCATCTTTTATGTAAATCTTTGCATATAGTCTGCATCTATTATATGTATTTTATTATCAATTATATCAATTACTGCCTCTTCTTTTAATTCATGAAGAATTCTGTTTACACTATTACGTGTTGATATTCCGCAAAATCCAGCAATATCTTCATTAGTTATAGGAAATTCAATACGAATTCCTTTGTCTGTTTCTTTTCCAAATTTGTTAATAAGCTTATGCAAAAATGCACATACAGCTCCTTTTTTGCTGTTCATTATCATTATTTTTTCATTATACATACTATCAAGCAATTTATGCCTATAATAATCTTTTACATATTCCTGAAGCTTTTTATTACTGTTAACATAATTCCAGAACGTGACCCTTGGAATTCTATAAAAAACTGCTTCTTCCGATTCTATTCTTACGTTAAATGGCGATGATGTATATACGCTGACCTCATCTCTAACTAAAGAGATTATATCTGGAGCACATATATATGACATATTAAATTCTCTTCCGTCCTTTAGTATTATACTTGTTTTTATTGTTCCTTTTTTTAAAACATATGTGTACTGTTCATCAAGCCCACAAAAAGTTAAATATGAATGATACTTTCTTTTTATCGTAGGTGTATTGTTTTTTTCTAAAAAATCAATCAAAAATTCCGAATTCATCTTTAGTACTCCTTTTTACTTAAATATATATTAATATTTATATTTTAACTTTTATTTATATCATATGACGTTAACAAATGATACTATCTCATGATATATTATAAACTCTTATTTTATTTTAAACTAGTCTATGTTAAAAAATTTATAAAATAAAGGAAGATGTTTTATGAAAGAATTCAAATTACCATACGATTCAAAGACAATAGATCTTAAGCTTAATGATGAAAATTTTGCAGGTCTTTTAGAATCAAAGCAAGGTACATACAAATGTATTGAAAACGAAAATGACATTGTTGAAAAATCACTAGACAATCCAATTGGAAGCCCTTCACTTGAAGAACTTGCAAAAGGTAAAAAGGACATTGTATTAATAAGCAGTGACCATACAAGACCAGTTCCTTCAAAAATCATTACTCCTATTTTACTAAGAAGAATAAGAAGTGTATCTCCTAATGCACGTATACGTATCTTAGTTGCAACAGGATTTCACAGACCAAGTACAAAAGAAGAATTAATATCAAAATACGGAAAAGAAATTGTAGAAAATGAAGAAATAGTAATGCATTTTTCAAAAGATGATGCTGCTATGAAAAAAATAGGTACTCTTCCAAGTGGTGGAGAATGCATTATAAATAAAATCGCAGCTGAAGCTGATTTATTAATTGCTGAAGGATTTATCGAATCACATTTCTTTGCTGGATTCTCTGGTGGAAGAAAATCAGTACTTCCTGGTATAGCTTCATATAAAACTATCATGGCAAATCACTGTGGAGAATTTATAAATAACAAAAATTCACGTACAGGAAATTTATCTCATAACCTTGTTCATGAAGATATGCTTTATGCAGCAAGAACAGCTAAATTAGCTTTTATAGTAAATGTTGTTCTTAATGGTGATCATAAAGTAATCGGATCATTTGCAGGTGATGTAGAAAAAGCTCATTTAGAAGGATGTAATTTTGTAAACAGCTTAGCACGTGTAAATAAAGTTAAATGTGATATAGCTCTATCAACAAATGGAGGATATCCTCTTGATCAGAATATTTATCAGGCTGTAAAAGGAATGACTGCTGCTGAAGCAACACTTAACAAAGATGGAATAATCATAATGGTTGCAGGATGCCGTGACGGACATGGTGGACAAGACTTTTATGATAATATCGCAAATGTAAAAGATCCAAAGGAATTCTTTGATTCAGCATCAAATACTCCAAGATCAAAGACTGTACCTGAACAGTGGACTTCTCAGATTTTAGCAAGAATCTTAGCTAATCACAAAGTAATAATGGTTTCTGATTTAGTTGACCCTTCACTCGTAACTGGATTACATATGGAACTTGCAAAAACTTTAGATGAAGCTTTTAATAGAGCATTTGAATTAAAAGGAAAAGATGCAAAGGTTGCTGTAATACCTGATGGTTTAAGTGTTATAGTACAGGATAATAAATAATATGATCTCTCTTGAAGAAAAGCTAAAAACTTTAAAAAGCTTAATAGCCTCATACGGTTCATGTGCTATTGCCTTTTCAAGCGGTGTAGATAGTACATTTTTATCATATGTCACAAAGGAAGTACTTAATGACAAGGCTATTTTAATTTCTGCTAATGTTAATACACTTACATCAAGAGATACAGAAGATATTATTTCCTATTCAAAAAATATAGGACTAAAATTAATAACAATTTCATGTGATCAGCTTGCAATAGATAATTTTGTTAAAAACCCACCAAAAAGATGTTATTTTTGTAAATATCATTTATTTTCAAAAATAAAAGAAACTGCGAAAAAAAACGGTATAGATACTGTAATTGATGGAACAAATGCAAGCGACTGCAATGATTATCGTCCTGGTATTAAAGCTTTAGAAGAACTTAATATAAAGTCGCCTTTAAAAATATGTGGCTTTACAAAAAAGGAAATAAGAGACTTATTAAAAGCATGGAATATAGATGCTTTTAATAAGCCATCTTCAGGTTGTCTTGCAACTCGTATACCTTATTTTGAAAATATTACGCAGGAAAAACTTGATATTATCCGTAAATGTGAAGACTATTTATTAAATCTTGGATTAACAGATATACGTGTAAGACTGCAAAACGGTACTGCACGTATTGAAGTTAATCCTAAAAATCGATCTTATTTTTTTAATACATCAATAATGGATAATATCTACAAAACCTTTATATCATTTGGGTGCAGCTATGTTTCTCTTGATTTAAGAGGATATAAAACAGGAAGTTTAAATGAAATTTTAGATAAAGGAACAAATCAAAATGAATGATAACAAATTTATAGATATTGATATAGCAAAAGTAGATATTGATAGAGATAAAAGAAACGGCTATCCCGAAGTAATTTATGGCGAAGGAAAAACTTTTGATCAGATAATAAAAATATCTAAAGTTTTATTAAATGAAGATAAAACCGTACTTGTAACACGTCTTTGTGAAGAAAAAATGTCGCATATATATAAAGAATTTCCAGATGCAGTATATGATAAAGAAGCTCGCTGCATGGTAATTAATAAAAAAAATAGCAAAAAGCCAAAAAGCTATATTGCAATTGTAACTGCTGGAACAAGTGATATACCTGTTGCAAAAGAAGCAGAATTTTGTGCTGATGTATTCTCTAATGAAGTAAAAGCTATTTACGATGTAGGTGTTGCAGGAATACAAAGATTATTTTCTTATCTTGATGTTATTAGAAACGCTAAAGTAGTAATAGTTATAGCAGGTATGGAAGGCGCTCTTGCAAGTGTTGTATGCGGACTTGTTGATAAACCAGTAATTGCTGTTCCAACAAGTGTTGGATATGGTACAAGCCTTAATGGCATTACTGCTCTACTTTCTATGCTAAACAGTTGTGCTAGCGGCTTAAGCGTTGTAAATATTGATAACGGATTTGGTGCTGCTTACAATGCAAGTATGATTAATCATTTATAGGAGGAATTTATGTCTACATTATATTTAGATGCATTTTCTGGTATAAGCGGTGATATGTTTATTGCAGCTATGCTGGATATTGGTGCAGATTTTAAAAATTTAGAAACTGAATTAAAAAAACTGAACTTATCAAATTATAAGCTTTATTATGAAAAGAAATCAAAAAACTCTATCTTTGGAAGTGATTTTGATGTCATTTTAGAACATGGTGAAAAAGACTGTGGTATTTCTGAAGAACATAACCACCACCATCATCATCATCACGGAAGAAATTTTGCAGATATAAAAAAACTTATTGAAGAAAGTACTTTAAGTGATTTTGTAAAAAGCCATTCTATTTCAGTATTTCTTGAAATAGCAAAGGCAGAAGCTAAAGTACACAATAAAACTATAGATGACGTTCATTTTCATGAAGTAGGTGCTATTGACTCAATTATAGATATTGTTGGATCCTTCATATGTTTAGAAGAATTAAATATTGAAAAGGTAATCTCCTCTCCTCTTACTGATGGATGTGGACATATAAATATCGCACATGGAGAAATGCCTGTTCCAGTTCCAGCTGTAATGCAGATGAGAGTAAATTCTTATATTCCTGTTAATCAGCGTCTTGACATACATACAGAGCTTATTACTCCAACAGGACTTGGAATTGTAAAAGATATTGTTTCTGAATTTGGTTCAGTAAAAAGCGATATGGAAATTACAAATGCAGGTTATGGATTTGGTAAAAGAGAAACAGGATGTTTCAACGCTTTACGTGTACTTTTACTAAAAAAAAAATAAATAATTTTGAAGATAATATATTGGAAATAGAAGCCAATATTGATGATCAAAGCAGTGAACAGATTAGTTATGCTATGGATCTTCTTCTTAATATTGGAGCAAAAGACGTATTCCTTGCTCCAATAATGATGAAAAAAAGCAGAATGGCCTCTAAACTTACAGTTCTTGTTGACCCTTTAGAAAAAGAAAAGTTTATTAAAGCCATTTTGACTCATACTTCAACACTTGGAATACGATATAACATAAAACAAAGAACGATTATGAATCGTAAAATTATTAATATACAAACAATTTATGGAACTGTAAAAGTAAAACTTGCATCTTACGGCGATATAAAACATTATGATATCGAATATGAAGATTGTGCAAAGCTTGCTAGATTACATAACGTTCCAATAAAAAATATATATTTTGAAACAGAAAAGATATGTAAAAAACAATTTAAGGAGGAATAATAATATGTTTCAACATTTAGTTGCTGAATTTCTAAGCACGGGTCTTATGATTATTTTTGGTGTAGGAGTTCATTGCGATGAAGTATTAAAAAACACAAAATACAGAGGAAGCGGACATATATTTGCAATAACAACATGGGGATTCGGAATTACAATCGCCCTATTTATCTTTGATGGTGTATGCATGAATCCAGCTATGGTTCTTGCTCAGTGCATCTTAGGTCTAGTGCCATGGGCATGTTTTGTACCTTATAGTATAGCTGAAGTTTTAGGAGCATTTGCTGCTTCAATAATCGTTTATATAATGTATGCAGATCACTTTAAAGCTAGTGAAGAGGAAGTAAATCCTATTGCAGTAAGAAATATTTTCTCAACTAACCCTATAATTCGTAACCTTCCAAGAAATTTCTTTGTCGAATTTTTTGCAACATTTATATTTATAACTGGTACTCTTATGATTGCTACAAAATACGGAAGCATGCTTCCAATAGGCGTTGGTCTTTTAGTATGGGCAATTGGTATGGGACTTGGAGGTCCTACAGGATTCGCCATGAATCAGGCAAGAGATCTTGGACCAAGACTTGCTTTTCAAATACTTCCAATAAAACATAAAGCTAATAATGACTGGCAGTATGGTTTACTAATACCAGGTATTGCACCTTTTGCAGGCGCTGCATTTTCAGCAATAATTTTACATGTATTTTTAGGACTTTAATCTAATACATAGTTTACAAATGACAAATGTTGTGGAAATTCCGTAGGAATTTCATTGTATGATTTTTTGCGTTTTTACGCAAAAATAAGCTTTCGCCTGAAGCGAAAGCTAAATACAAAGTTTCTGCAATTTTGAGCAGAAACATCTTTCTTTGTCGGATTGGACCCCTCAAATGGGACTAATACATTCAAATACTAGTTTATTCTTAGATTTTCATTTTTGAAGAACTAATTTATTTAGTTCTTCAATTTTTATAATTTTACTACAAGGTTATTTTTAAAATTATTGTTTTTTAACTTATAAAATTCTTCAGGTGTTCTATAATCTATTGATGAATGAATTCTTCTACTATTATAGCCTTGAACATAAGTATTTATAACAGTTTCAGCTTCTTTAAAATTTTTAAAAAATATACCCGCTAAACATTCATCTTGTAGATATCTGTGATATGATTCAATGTGTGCGTTATAATTGGGGCTATGAGCTGGTATGCGCTCATGTATTATCTTTTCTTTAATACATACTTTCTCAAATTCATAAGCTATGAACTGACTACCGTTATCGGTACGAATTGTAAGACCATTTACTGAGTCTTTCAATTTACGCCTATATAAAGCTTGAAACACAGTTCTAATTGCACTTTTGGCATCAGCAGAATGTGATAAAATACACGAAACAATGCTTCTATCGAATACATCAATTATTGATGCTAAATAAGCTACTTGACGTGTTTCTGCTATGTATATATATTTTGTATCTAGTTCCCAAAGCTGATTTGATCTTAACACTTCGTGGTTTTTACATATACGTTTATATTTACGGATGCTTTTTCGTTGTTTTCTTAAAACACCCATAGTCAGCATAAGTCTATAAACTTTTTTCTTGTTTATTCTTATTTGATGCTCTCGCCTTAAAACAGATGTGACTTTTTTATATCCATAATGTTTTCCGAATTCGTCTGATAAGACAATAGTAATTAGTTTTTGTATTTGCAAGTCATTAATTTTTATGCCTGAAAAAGTATAACTAAAGCCTGGTATTATGCCATCCTTTTTTGTTTGTATTTTTAATTTATTGCTTTCAAGGCTTCGCCATCGGTAGTAGGTTGACTTCTTCAAAGCTAAAATTCTTAGTATAACAGATACAGGTGCACCTGTTGATATCCAATCATTAGCTATAATATATAAGTCTAATCCTACATGTTTTTTTTTAACATATCTCGAAGAACAGCAATCTCTAGTTCAAGCTCATTATTTCTCTTTTTAAGAGCTATGAACTCTTTTTTATAGTCAGGTATTTTTTCACTCAAGACTTGAGCTTTCTTAGGTTTTAATGTTTTTCCATACCTGCGATAATTACATTTCCAATACGATATCTGATGTGAATTGATATCATATTTAGCAGCTATTAACGAATTACTTCCACACGCTAAAGTTTCTTCTACTATTTTTACTCTTTCTTCTTCGGTAAATTTTCTAATAAATTTCATAAAAGACCTCCCCAAAATGTTGATTTTATTATAAAATACACTGAGTGTATTAGTCCAACATCTTGAGGGGGCCTATGAGCTATGAGTTGTCATTTGTCATTTGTACTTTGTCCTTTAGTATGTCCTCGTATAATAGGTTTATAATAAGAAATTTTCTTATTATAAACCTATTTTTATTATATAGAATAAAGAATTATCCTTTTTATTTGTTCTTTAATTTAATGCTAAATCATCTGACTCAATTTCAGCATTTTCTTTTTCTTCTTTGATTAATTTAGAATCATACATTTTAACAAAAGGGAAATAAATCAAAAATGCGAGTACACCATTAATTAATGCTAATAATATAGCTCTAAAATCTCCTGCAGTTCCTATAAATGCTCCGATACCAATTGGTGATGGCCATGGAACTTGTGCAATTATTGGATTAACCATGTGTAATTTTATTGCAAAGTAAGCTGTTGATGCACATGCCATTGGTGCTAAGAAAAATGGAATTGCAATGAATGGAATTATATATTATTGGGAGTCCAAATATAATTGGCTCATTAATATTAAATATTGCTGGTACAATACTTGCACGTCCTAGTACTTTTAATTGTTCTGATCTAGCTAAAAATGCTATAAATATTGTAAGTCCTAATGTAGTTCCTGAGCCTCCCATTATAACAAATGAATTTTGAAATTCACCTGCAAATGGTATATTTGCACCTTGTATATTTAATTGCATATTAGATAAAACAATTGGAGTTAAAAATGAACTTATAATATTTGCACCATGTATACCTACAATCCATAAAGCATGAATTAAGAAGTAAATTACTAAAATTCCAAGCCAGCTATTAGTTAGATTACTTACAAAACTAAATGGTATTGATATAACTTTAAATATGTCAATTCCAAAAGAAACAAATATACCATTTATTAAAAGTACTACAAAAGATACAAGAAATGCTGGAATTAATGCAGTAAATGAACGTGCTACACCTTCTGGAACAGCCTCTGGCATTTTAATAATTAAATTATGTTTTACACATTCACGATATAATTGAACAGCTACAACAGCCATTATAATTGCTGTAAATATACCAGTAGTTCCTAAACGAGATACTCCATCTCCTCCTATATTCCAACCATTTATTATTTTTGTATTATCAGTAATTTGATTTATTAAACTTATCTTTCCATCTCCTAATACCAATTCTGGAATAGTCATAAAAAATGCGAACATAGAAAGAAGTGCTCCATTTAACGGATTAAGATTAAGTTCCTCTTCGTCTGCAATAATTTTCGTATATTCGTATCCAATAACAATACAAAAATAAAGTGCTAAAATTCCCATTGTACATTTGTTAGCAAGCATGTACAAATCACTTATACGGAAAAATGTATTATTAAATATACCCTCAAGAAATGTCATTGTTTGAGGCAATATATTTAATACAAGAAACATAGATCCTACAATTGTAAACGGAATAGATGCCATACCTGCTGCCATTACTGCACGAACAAGACGAAACTGAGATACCTTCCCCATAGGTCCCATTAGATATTTTTCTAAAATTTCAAATAGTTTATTTTTATTTTCCATAATTATTCCTCCCTTTTTTTAATTCTTTTTCTAGTTCTTTTGTATATTTGAATTGCTTATCAGTACGATTTTTTATTCTTTGTAATCGTTTTAAGATAATCGCACAAAAAATCATTCCAATAAAAATAATTCCAATAATAAACTGATGAGACTCATTATTATTTTGTAAAAATGGAAATAGTCCATAAAATAATGGTGTAAATATGGTTACCATAACCATCACATTAATGCCTAATATTATTTTGTATGCTAAAATTGTCTTCTTCGCATTATCTATAGGAGAACTATACATCGTAAATTGTTCTACTACAGCTCTTACAATAAATATTAAATTAATTCCTGGCACTATAGCCCATACTTTATAGCTCATAATGAGAGAACAAAACCAATAAAGATTTGCAAAAAAGAAACCTGCTGTAATATAGCGGACTAATAAGAATCTATTAAAGTACATTGCTTTTAGACTCATTTCCTTTTTCCTTGCTTCAAGTTTCTGTTTTGCCTGACTACTATTCATCGAAATTTTCTCCATTTTTTAATTTGTACATCTGTTTATACATCTTCAAAAATTCAAGTGCCATTTCTCTAAGTGTCATTGTAGTCATTAGATGATCCTGTGCATGAACCATAATAATTTCCATAACTATTTCATCTCCATTTGCATAATCTTGAAGCAGTTTTGTTTGTGCTTTATGTGCCTTCCGAAGCTCATTATTTGCATCTTCCATCTTCTTTTGCGCTTCCTCAAATTTTCCTTTATTCATTAAATCAAGTCCTTCATGGACCATAGTTCTTGCATCTCCACTATGAACGATAATTTCAAATGCCACTACTTGTAAATCATCTTTTGTCATATATATAACTTCCTTTCATTCTTAAATTAATGTTGTAAATATTTCTTCAAAATCCTTAAAATCTTCACATTTTAATAATTTTTCTTGTACGTTTTCTTTTTCAGTTAATGAAACAATAGCTCTTGTTATATACTTTAAATGAGCATTCTCTATTTTGGATGGAGATAGTAAAAATACAAATTTTATTTTTTTAAATTGATCATTCCATCTTACCCCATCTTTTATTATTGCTACAGCAATACGTGCACTTTCTCCAATTGATTTTGCTGGATGCGGCACTGCTATGTTACTACTAAATACTAGAGAGCTCATCTGTTCACGCTGATCTATCTGCCTTAACATGATTTCAGAATAATAAGGTTTTTCATATCTTTGTAATAAATTAACTAAATCTTTAACTATATCTTCTTTTAATTCTGATTTATTTAAGATAATAAAACAGTCTTTTTTAAAGAACTTTTCAAATAAAGTTTTCTTTTCTGATGAAATAACTAAACTTTCACTTTTATCTTTCTTGCTATTTTTAGAGATTCTATTTTCAATAAATGCTTTGATTTCCTTTA
It includes:
- a CDS encoding Crp/Fnr family transcriptional regulator, which translates into the protein MNSEFLIDFLEKNNTPTIKRKYHSYLTFCGLDEQYTYVLKKGTIKTSIILKDGREFNMSYICAPDIISLVRDEVSVYTSSPFNVRIESEEAVFYRIPRVTFWNYVNSNKKLQEYVKDYYRHKLLDSMYNEKIMIMNSKKGAVCAFLHKLINKFGKETDKGIRIEFPITNEDIAGFCGISTRNSVNRILHELKEEAVIDIIDNKIHIIDADYMQRFT
- a CDS encoding IS3 family transposase encodes the protein MKKSTYYRWRSLESNKLKIQTKKDGIIPGFSYTFSGIKINDLQIQKLITIVLSDEFGKHYGYKKVTSVLRREHQIRINKKKVYRLMLTMGVLRKQRKSIRKYKRICKNHEVLRSNQLWELDTKYIYIAETRQVAYLASIIDVFDRSIVSCILSHSADAKSAIRTVFQALYRRKLKDSVNGLTIRTDNGSQFIAYEFEKVCIKEKIIHERIPAHSPNYNAHIESYHRYLQDECLAGIFFKNFKEAETVINTYVQGYNSRRIHSSIDYRTPEEFYKLKNNNFKNNLVVKL
- a CDS encoding helix-turn-helix domain-containing protein; amino-acid sequence: MKFIRKFTEEERVKIVEETLACGSNSLIAAKYDINSHQISYWKCNYRRYGKTLKPKKAQVLSEKIPDYKKEFIALKKRNNELELEIAVLRDMLKKNM
- a CDS encoding PTS cellobiose transporter subunit IIA; its protein translation is MTKDDLQVVAFEIIVHSGDARTMVHEGLDLMNKGKFEEAQKKMEDANNELRKAHKAQTKLLQDYANGDEIVMEIIMVHAQDHLMTTMTLREMALEFLKMYKQMYKLKNGENFDE
- the larA gene encoding nickel-dependent lactate racemase, whose protein sequence is MKEFKLPYDSKTIDLKLNDENFAGLLESKQGTYKCIENENDIVEKSLDNPIGSPSLEELAKGKKDIVLISSDHTRPVPSKIITPILLRRIRSVSPNARIRILVATGFHRPSTKEELISKYGKEIVENEEIVMHFSKDDAAMKKIGTLPSGGECIINKIAAEADLLIAEGFIESHFFAGFSGGRKSVLPGIASYKTIMANHCGEFINNKNSRTGNLSHNLVHEDMLYAARTAKLAFIVNVVLNGDHKVIGSFAGDVEKAHLEGCNFVNSLARVNKVKCDIALSTNGGYPLDQNIYQAVKGMTAAEATLNKDGIIIMVAGCRDGHGGQDFYDNIANVKDPKEFFDSASNTPRSKTVPEQWTSQILARILANHKVIMVSDLVDPSLVTGLHMELAKTLDEAFNRAFELKGKDAKVAVIPDGLSVIVQDNK
- the larD gene encoding D/L-lactic acid transporter LarD; the protein is MFQHLVAEFLSTGLMIIFGVGVHCDEVLKNTKYRGSGHIFAITTWGFGITIALFIFDGVCMNPAMVLAQCILGLVPWACFVPYSIAEVLGAFAASIIVYIMYADHFKASEEEVNPIAVRNIFSTNPIIRNLPRNFFVEFFATFIFITGTLMIATKYGSMLPIGVGLLVWAIGMGLGGPTGFAMNQARDLGPRLAFQILPIKHKANNDWQYGLLIPGIAPFAGAAFSAIILHVFLGL
- a CDS encoding LarC family nickel insertion protein gives rise to the protein MSTLYLDAFSGISGDMFIAAMLDIGADFKNLETELKKLNLSNYKLYYEKKSKNSIFGSDFDVILEHGEKDCGISEEHNHHHHHHHGRNFADIKKLIEESTLSDFVKSHSISVFLEIAKAEAKVHNKTIDDVHFHEVGAIDSIIDIVGSFICLEELNIEKVISSPLTDGCGHINIAHGEMPVPVPAVMQMRVNSYIPVNQRLDIHTELITPTGLGIVKDIVSEFGSVKSDMEITNAGYGFGKRETGCFNALRVLLLKKK
- the larE gene encoding ATP-dependent sacrificial sulfur transferase LarE, translating into MISLEEKLKTLKSLIASYGSCAIAFSSGVDSTFLSYVTKEVLNDKAILISANVNTLTSRDTEDIISYSKNIGLKLITISCDQLAIDNFVKNPPKRCYFCKYHLFSKIKETAKKNGIDTVIDGTNASDCNDYRPGIKALEELNIKSPLKICGFTKKEIRDLLKAWNIDAFNKPSSGCLATRIPYFENITQEKLDIIRKCEDYLLNLGLTDIRVRLQNGTARIEVNPKNRSYFFNTSIMDNIYKTFISFGCSYVSLDLRGYKTGSLNEILDKGTNQNE
- the larB gene encoding nickel pincer cofactor biosynthesis protein LarB, with amino-acid sequence MNDNKFIDIDIAKVDIDRDKRNGYPEVIYGEGKTFDQIIKISKVLLNEDKTVLVTRLCEEKMSHIYKEFPDAVYDKEARCMVINKKNSKKPKSYIAIVTAGTSDIPVAKEAEFCADVFSNEVKAIYDVGVAGIQRLFSYLDVIRNAKVVIVIAGMEGALASVVCGLVDKPVIAVPTSVGYGTSLNGITALLSMLNSCASGLSVVNIDNGFGAAYNASMINHL
- the larC gene encoding nickel insertion protein → MEIEANIDDQSSEQISYAMDLLLNIGAKDVFLAPIMMKKSRMASKLTVLVDPLEKEKFIKAILTHTSTLGIRYNIKQRTIMNRKIINIQTIYGTVKVKLASYGDIKHYDIEYEDCAKLARLHNVPIKNIYFETEKICKKQFKEE
- the celB gene encoding PTS cellobiose transporter subunit IIC, which codes for MENKNKLFEILEKYLMGPMGKVSQFRLVRAVMAAGMASIPFTIVGSMFLVLNILPQTMTFLEGIFNNTFFRISDLYMLANKCTMGILALYFCIVIGYEYTKIIADEEELNLNPLNGALLSMFAFFMTIPELVLGDGKISLINQITDNTKIINGWNIGGDGVSRLGTTGIFTAIIMAVVAVQLYRECVKHNLIIKMPEAVPEGVARSFTALIPAFLVSFVVLLINGIFVSFGIDIFKVISIPFSFVSNLTNSWLGILVIYFLIHALWIVGIHGANIISSFLTPIVLSNMQLNIQGANIPFAGEFQNSFVIMGGSGTTLGLTIFIAFLARSEQLKVLGRASIVPAIFNINEPIIFGLPIIYNSIHCNSIFLSTNGMCINSLLCNKITHG